The genomic DNA AGGTAGGTCGCCGCGATCACGCCCGCACCGGGCGGTGACGCGACCGCGAGTTCGACGTGGGTGCCGCGATCTCGCCAGCCCGTGACGGCGACGCCGCGCCGCAGCGCGCCGGGTGCGAGCGCCGCGAGCCGGGCCTCGAGCAGCGCCTCGGTCTCGTGCTGCGGCAGCGCCCGCACCGGTTCGCGGAATCGCATCCGCCCGAGCGTGCGGCCCTCGCAGCTCACGACGCCGTCGCGGATCGGCGCCGACCGGTCGCGCACGGCGGCGCCCACGCCGGCCGCGTCGAGCACGCGCAGCCCCGGCGGGTGGATGCCGATCGCCCGCGACGACCCCGAGGGTTCGCTGCGCCGCTCGAGCACCACGACGTCGAGCCCGCGCGCGGCCACGAGGCATCCGAGCAGCAACCCGACCGGCCCGCCCCCGACGATGGCGACGTCGTGACGCCGATCGCCGCCCGACCGAGGTCGATTCGCGCGACCGAGGTCGGGTTGCGATGACCTCGGTCGCACGAATCGACCTCGCACCCCGCTCACGGCCAGTCCTCGCGCACCACCTCGAGCCGCGACGGGAACGCCCGGCGCACCCGCCACCCGGCGGGCAGCGCCGGAGCGAGCTCGGCCGCGGTGTGGCTGCGCCGGATCGAGGTCAGCCCATCGGCGCGGATGTACGAGTCGGCCAGCAGGTTGCCCGCGAACGGCCAGGTGCCGGCCGCGAACGCCGCGTACCCGAGCCGCGACCGTTCGATGTCGCCGTGCACCGCCACCCCGCCGGCGGCGGTCAGCCGCTCGGAGTCGGCGAGCAACGCCCCGAACTCCTGCCCGCTCAGGTGGTGCAGCACGTGGTTCGAGACCACGACCTCGAACCGCTCGTCGGCGTCGGCGAGCGCGCGGCTCGTCGTCGCCGCGAACCGCAACCCGG from Agromyces larvae includes the following:
- a CDS encoding methyltransferase domain-containing protein — protein: MASARFLAERDADAREQMDASDADPRLLARTYARFALVNAVVSGARDVYRRWVRPRLSPVWTSRMLDIGTGGGDLPRRLLRWAAADGLRLEALAIDPDERAMAFATSQPATPGLRFAATTSRALADADERFEVVVSNHVLHHLSGQEFGALLADSERLTAAGGVAVHGDIERSRLGYAAFAAGTWPFAGNLLADSYIRADGLTSIRRSHTAAELAPALPAGWRVRRAFPSRLEVVREDWP